A genomic stretch from Bacterioplanes sanyensis includes:
- a CDS encoding alpha/beta hydrolase yields the protein MTINSGLNVLVDEPQQSADCAIIWLHGLGASPYDLQPLLPMLRRHPTLARLRGMLPQAPNRPVTINGGMVMPAWYDILAANPERVVEQTHLQHTAQQVQQLVKEAGVPAHRVIIAGFSQGGAVAYQAALTHQQAVAGLLCLSTYLAAQPPKPRTDVPLLAMHGSEDMVVPESLGRRSVDWCRQQGIASDYQTYPQGHEIGLTQIKDLSHWLASQLA from the coding sequence ATGACGATTAACTCTGGGCTTAATGTCCTTGTCGATGAGCCGCAGCAGAGCGCTGATTGCGCAATTATCTGGCTACATGGTTTGGGGGCATCGCCCTACGACTTACAGCCGCTATTGCCAATGTTAAGACGTCATCCAACCCTTGCTCGACTGCGCGGTATGTTGCCACAAGCGCCCAATCGTCCAGTAACCATTAACGGCGGCATGGTGATGCCAGCTTGGTACGACATTCTGGCAGCCAACCCCGAGCGCGTGGTGGAGCAAACACATTTGCAGCACACCGCACAGCAGGTGCAACAATTGGTAAAAGAAGCCGGTGTGCCGGCTCATCGGGTGATCATTGCCGGGTTTTCACAAGGCGGCGCTGTTGCCTATCAAGCGGCTTTGACACATCAACAAGCGGTCGCAGGCTTGCTGTGTTTGTCGACCTATCTCGCCGCTCAGCCACCAAAACCGCGTACCGACGTGCCACTGCTGGCCATGCACGGCAGTGAGGACATGGTGGTGCCAGAGTCGCTCGGTCGGCGCAGCGTCGACTGGTGTCGCCAGCAAGGCATCGCCAGCGACTACCAGACCTACCCGCAGGGCCATGAGATTGGCCTTACGCAAATTAAGGATTTGAGCCACTGGCTGGCCAGCCAGCTGGCCTGA
- the dapD gene encoding 2,3,4,5-tetrahydropyridine-2,6-dicarboxylate N-succinyltransferase — translation MSAFALAIGVGTKNSNGDWLEVYYQRPLLNPPADLIAHARETLDYQGGNEAIEADGGELLAFADAIESAYPEQAALARACTESHKPVVITVLAQDEQASSTPEVYLKLHLLSHRLVKPHGVNLGGIFALLPNVAWTNQGAIDLADLPEAQLQARLNGELLSVNSVDKFPRMTDYVVPAGVRIAHTARVRLGAYIGEGTTVMHEGFVNFNAGTLGVSMVEGRISAGVIVGDGSDLGGGCSTMGTLSGGGNIIISVGEKCLLGANAGVGIPLGDRCTVEAGLYITAGTKVQVLDDHREVVETVKARDLAGKSDLLFRRDSTTGAVQCVTNKTAIELNNELHANN, via the coding sequence ATGAGCGCATTTGCCCTGGCCATTGGCGTTGGCACGAAAAACAGTAATGGTGACTGGCTGGAGGTGTACTACCAGCGCCCCTTGCTGAATCCGCCTGCAGACCTGATTGCACACGCCCGCGAGACGCTAGACTATCAAGGTGGCAACGAAGCCATCGAAGCCGACGGCGGCGAACTGCTGGCCTTTGCCGACGCCATTGAATCGGCATACCCTGAGCAAGCCGCGTTGGCCCGCGCCTGCACTGAAAGTCACAAACCCGTGGTCATCACTGTGCTGGCACAGGACGAACAGGCCAGCTCCACACCCGAGGTGTACCTCAAGCTGCACTTGCTGTCGCATCGTTTGGTGAAGCCGCACGGCGTAAACCTTGGCGGTATTTTTGCGCTGCTGCCCAACGTCGCTTGGACCAACCAAGGCGCCATCGACTTAGCGGACTTGCCAGAAGCGCAATTGCAAGCCCGCCTAAACGGTGAACTGTTAAGCGTTAACAGCGTGGATAAATTCCCGCGTATGACCGATTACGTCGTACCTGCCGGTGTGCGCATCGCCCACACCGCGCGTGTGCGTTTGGGTGCCTACATTGGCGAAGGCACCACCGTCATGCACGAAGGTTTCGTTAACTTTAATGCCGGCACCCTGGGTGTTTCCATGGTCGAAGGCCGTATTTCTGCCGGTGTTATTGTCGGCGACGGTTCAGACTTAGGTGGTGGTTGCTCAACCATGGGCACACTGTCAGGCGGCGGCAATATTATTATTTCCGTCGGTGAGAAATGCCTGTTGGGCGCCAATGCCGGTGTTGGTATTCCACTCGGCGACCGCTGCACGGTAGAAGCTGGCCTGTACATTACTGCGGGCACTAAGGTGCAGGTGTTGGACGATCACCGCGAGGTGGTGGAAACCGTCAAAGCGCGTGATCTGGCGGGCAAATCCGATTTGTTATTCCGCCGTGATTCCACCACGGGCGCGGTTCAATGTGTGACCAACAAAACCGCCATTGAACTGAATAACGAGCTGCACGCTAACAACTAA
- a CDS encoding ArsC family reductase, which yields MVTLYGIKSCDTMKKARTWLEQHGVEFHFHDYKKDGLPEALADQWLQELGWETLINRRGTTWRQLPEEVRASMDNDAARSAMLANPSIIKRPLLDTGDGKYLGFKAEQYQQLFNL from the coding sequence ATGGTCACTTTGTATGGCATCAAGAGCTGCGACACCATGAAAAAAGCTCGCACCTGGCTGGAGCAACATGGCGTTGAGTTTCATTTTCACGACTATAAAAAAGACGGCCTGCCTGAAGCACTGGCAGATCAATGGTTGCAAGAGCTAGGCTGGGAGACGCTGATCAACCGCCGCGGCACTACTTGGCGTCAGTTGCCGGAAGAAGTACGTGCGTCGATGGACAACGATGCCGCACGCAGCGCCATGTTGGCCAACCCATCCATTATTAAACGCCCGCTGTTAGATACCGGCGACGGCAAATACTTGGGCTTTAAAGCCGAACAGTACCAACAATTATTTAACCTGTAG